A stretch of the Notamacropus eugenii isolate mMacEug1 chromosome 2, mMacEug1.pri_v2, whole genome shotgun sequence genome encodes the following:
- the POLR2L gene encoding DNA-directed RNA polymerases I, II, and III subunit RPABC5, with amino-acid sequence MIIPVRCFTCGKIVGNKWEAYLGLLQAEYTEGDALDALGLKRYCCRRMLLAHVDLIEKLLNYAPLEK; translated from the exons ATGATCATCCCGGTTCGCTGCTTCACGTGCGGCAAGATCGTGGGCAACAAGTGGGAGGCCTACCTGGGGCTGCTGCAGGCGGAGTACACCGAAGG GGACGCCCTGGACGCGCTGGGCCTGAAGCGCTACTGCTGCCGGAGGATGCTGCTGGCCCACGTGGACCTGATCGAGAAGCTTCTCAACTACGCGCCCCTGGAGAAGTGA